The Spirochaetota bacterium DNA window CTATTCTCCCCTTAGTAAGATCATAAGGGGAAAGTTCTAAGCTGACTTTATCACCAGCAAGAATTTTGATATGATTAATCCGCATCTTACCAGAGATATGTGCTAGTATTTGTTGTTTGTTTTCTAATTCAACTTTGAAAACAGCTCCTGGCATTTGCTCTAAAACAATTCCATCGATTTTTATAACATCTTCTTTATCCATCATTAGAAACCTAAAACCTCCCGCAAATTACTATAAACTTCGTTGATAGATGAATTCCCAGCTATTTTCTTAAGAATCCCTTTATCTTGATAGAACTTGATAAGTGGCTCCGTTTCCATTCTATAAACAGTAAGACGTTTTTGAACTACTTCAGGCATATCATCATCTCTTTGAATGAGTTCTTCACCTGATTCATCACAAACTCCTTCCATTTTAGAGGGATTTAGAAACACATTATACATCTTTCCAGAACTTTTTGCAAGCCTTCTTCCAGTTAATCTTTGAAAAATAATTTTTTCATCAATATCAACAAGGATAACATCAGTCGGTGGAGAAAATTCATTAAGAATTTTAGCCTGATTTAAGTTACGCGGAAACCCATCAAGAATCCAAGATTTATCAATTGAAGGAAGATTTTTTTTTACAACTTCAAATGTTAATTCATCTGAAACTAATCTTCCTTCATTAATACAACTTTTAACTCGATCTGCAACTTCACCCTTGCCTTCTTGTATCATTTGACGAAAAGCATCTCCTGTAGAAAGTGAATAAATATTAAATTCTTTACTTAGCAAAGAGCTTTGTGTACCCTTTCCAGATCCAGGATAGCCTAAAAAAATTATTTTTTTATTCATATTAATATGTTCTCTTTTTAGGATTTAAAAATCCTTCTTTATGATTCATATTTAAAAATGCTTCTATTTGTCTTAATGTATTTAGAGAAACTCCTACCAAAATAATAAGAGATGTTCCTCCCATTAAATAAGCAATATCAGCCTGTACTTTTAATTTACTAACAACAAAAGTTGGCAATAAGGCTATAATACCCATAAAACCAGCTCCAGGTAGTGCAAGATTATACAATGTTTTTGAAATATATGCTTCTGTTTCGCTTCCAGGTCTTATTCCAGGAATAAATGCATTTTGTCTTCTTAAATTTTCTGAAATATCATGAGGATTTAATTCAATCTCAATATAGAAAAAAGCAAAAAATAAAATAAGTGTGAAATAAACAATGGAATACCATAGTTCTCCAGGTTGTAAAGCATTGGATATAGAATGTAACCAAGGTGCTCTAGGTCCAAACCATTGAGCTAATTGTACAGGAAATACTAAAACAGCTGATGCAAAAATAATAGGAATAACAT harbors:
- the infA gene encoding translation initiation factor IF-1; this encodes MDKEDVIKIDGIVLEQMPGAVFKVELENKQQILAHISGKMRINHIKILAGDKVSLELSPYDLTKGRIVYRYK
- a CDS encoding nucleoside monophosphate kinase; the encoded protein is MNKKIIFLGYPGSGKGTQSSLLSKEFNIYSLSTGDAFRQMIQEGKGEVADRVKSCINEGRLVSDELTFEVVKKNLPSIDKSWILDGFPRNLNQAKILNEFSPPTDVILVDIDEKIIFQRLTGRRLAKSSGKMYNVFLNPSKMEGVCDESGEELIQRDDDMPEVVQKRLTVYRMETEPLIKFYQDKGILKKIAGNSSINEVYSNLREVLGF